Proteins encoded by one window of Vigna radiata var. radiata cultivar VC1973A chromosome 5, Vradiata_ver6, whole genome shotgun sequence:
- the LOC106762168 gene encoding uncharacterized protein LOC106762168 → MSSTSTTQKRQNPVSNGKEMETVSSERGTEEDELLGELEKKESLSVTRQLCIKPTHSSEKLDKEVVLRRIRHRKRMNKIRSAVGGFLFSTTTSDAAAQGKKWVDDAFAAL, encoded by the coding sequence ATGTCTTCCACCTCCACGACGCAGAAACGGCAAAACCCAGTGTCAAACGGCAAAGAAATGGAAACTGTAAGCAGCGAGAGGGGCACCGAGGAAGACGAGTTATTGGGAGAGTTGGAGAAGAAAGAATCTTTGTCTGTGACGAGACAGTTGTGCATAAAACCGACTCACAGCTCAGAGAAACTCGATAAGGAAGTGGTTCTGCGGCGGATTCGTCACCGGAAGCGGATGAATAAGATCAGATCTGCGGTGGGAGGGTTCCTGTTCTCCACCACCACAAGCGATGCAGCTGCTCAGGGAAAGAAGTGGGTGGATGATGCTTTTGCTGCCCTGTAA
- the LOC106762169 gene encoding cytochrome P450 CYP82D47, with translation MFNMLYQENSLSKNTVPLTVSFFCLFLFLFILLSISRKLKNHSAATRKAPPEASGAWPLIGHLHLLRASKLPHDTLGNMADKYGPIFSLRLGAHKTLVVSDWEMAKQCFTVNDRAFANRPKSMSFEVLGYNSSLIGFIPYGSYWRQMRKISMLELLCSRRIDALKPVMEAEVKAAMRESYNLWLKKKNGFSEMNRWFGNIALNIMFQTVVGKRFFSDGDVNEENERLRKAFRDLFDLSGSLAVSDCLPYLRWLDLDGKERKMKRTAKEIDGFIQIWLEEHKRNRDCGSGERKQSQDLMDVLLGLVEEGEEFDGHDSDTSIKAMCLSLIMAGSHTTTKTLVWALFLLLNDREILQEAIKELDIEIGNKRMVEVSDLKKLKYLESIIKETLRLYPPTPLNLPHESMENCTVGGYHVASGTRLLTNLSKLQRDPSLYENPLEFCPERFLTIHKEVDVKGQHFELIPFGAGRRMCPGISFGLQAMQLILATLLHGFDIVTNGGGPVDTVEQNIRAFPLQVILTPRLTSYIYDQI, from the exons ATGTTCAACATGTTGTACCAGGAAAACTCTCTCTCCAAGAACACAGTACCACTTACCGTCTCATTCTTCTGCctgtttttgtttctctttattCTTTTGTCCATTTCCAGAAAGCTCAAAAACCACAGTGCTGCAACAAGAAAAGCACCGCCAGAAGCAAGTGGCGCATGGCCTTTGATTGGTCACCTCCACCTCTTACGGGCGTCCAAACTGCCACATGATACGTTGGGCAACATGGCGGACAAATACGGTCCCATATTCTCCTTGCGTCTAGGAGCTCACAAAACGCTGGTTGTGAGCGATTGGGAAATGGCCAAACAGTGCTTTACCGTCAACGACAGAGCGTTCGCTAACCGTCCAAAATCCATGAGTTTTGAAGTGTTGGGCTACAACTCCTCCTTGATCGGGTTCATCCCCTACGGTTCTTACTGGCGTCAGATGCGTAAAATCTCCATGCTGGAGCTCCTCTGTTCTCGCCGCATAGACGCGCTGAAGCCCGTGATGGAAGCCGAAGTGAAAGCAGCGATGAGAGAGAGTTATAATTTGtggttgaagaagaaaaacggCTTTTCCGAAATGAATAGGTGGTTTGGGAACATAGCGTTGAACATTATGTTCCAAACTGTGGTAGGAAAACGATTTTTTAGTGACGGCGACGTGAACGAAGAGAACGAACGGCTCCGAAAAGCATTCAGGGATCTGTTTGATCTGAGCGGTTCACTCGCTGTGTCTGACTGTCTGCCCTATTTGAGATGGTTGGATTTGGATGGTAAAGagaggaaaatgaagagaaCGGCGAAAGAGATAGATGGGTTTATCCAGATTTGGCTTGAAGAACACAAACGCAACCGGGATTGTGGTTCAGGTGAACGGAAACAGAGCCAGGACCTGATGGACGTGCTTCTTGGACTTGTTGAAGAGGGTGAAGAGTTTGATGGTCATGACTCTGACACCTCAATCAAAGCTATGTGCCTG TCTTTAATCATGGCAGGTTcacatacaacaacaaaaacattgGTATGGGCTCTCTTTTTACTTCTTAATGATCGTGAAATTCTACAAGAAGCCATTAAAGAATTAGATatagaaattggaaataaaaggATGGTAGAGGTATCAGATTTGAAGAAACTGAAGTATCTTGAATCTATTATCAAGGAAACATTACGTTTATATCCACCTACACCACTTAATTTGCCACACGAGTCTATGGAAAATTGCACAGTGGGTGGATATCATGTAGCATCGGGCACACGTCTTTTAACTAATCTTTCAAAACTTCAGAGAGATCCATCTTTATATGAAAATCCCCTTGAATTTTGTCCAGAAAGATTCTTAACAATCCACAAGGAAGTGGACGTGAAGGGTCAACATTTTGAGTTGATTCCATTCGGTGCAGGTAGAAGAATGTGTCCTGGGATATCTTTCGGTCTTCAAGCGATGCAACTCATACTTGCCACCTTATTGCATGGGTTTGACATTGTAACTAATGGTGGAGGACCTGTTGATACAGTTGAACAAAACATCAGAGCTTTTCCCCTCCAAGTCATCCTTACTCCGCGTCTAACTTCTTATATTTATGATCAAATATAA
- the LOC106760471 gene encoding wall-associated receptor kinase-like 14: MITTQKYLLFCFYLVLAQFIFFIPLTSTQLQHHQCRQTCGSSDPFPYPFGFSSGCLIRLNCTAGRPSVGEFPIQKVTTYSIIVNIEAQCSRPFDSFGQLFSHKYAPTLRNVILLDNCTGTPLPFPCSISGNLIRTHFESVGCNGTVADNLTCYFENKTSGFVNRRELESSGCKNFMSSLSFPDVTDVSGEPLSLEVNTIELGWWVQGDRCLCSDHANCTKLQSPVDGKPGFSCGCRDGFVGDGFLAGTGCQKASSCNPAKYLSGRCGGTTRFVVLIGGFVIAVSLIITAGSLCCFFRRRTKLRVTKSTKRRLTEATGNNGVPIYPYKDIERATNSFSEKQRLGTGAYGTVYAGKLYSDEWVAIKRIKHRDTDSIEQVMNEIKLLSSVSHTNLVRLLGCSIEHREQILVYEFMPNGTLSQHLQKERGQGLPWSVRLTIATETAQAIAHLHSAINPPIYHRDIKSSNILLDHNFRSKVADFGLSRLGMTEISHISTAPQGTPGYVDPQYHQDFHLSDKSDVYSFGVVLVEIITGLKVVDFSRPPNEVNLASLAADRIGKGLLDEIIDPFLEPEVRSDAGTLSSIHKVAELAFRCLAFHRDMRPSMTEVACELEQLRLSQWTTLGDNNCATSTELSSCSSSSNESEKPL, encoded by the exons ATGATCACTACACAAAAATACCTGCTTTTCTGCTTCTACTTAGTACTGGCtcaattcatatttttcattccaTTAACCAGTACCCAATTGCAGCATCACCAGTGCCGCCAAACATGCGGTTCCTCCGATCCTTTCCCTTACCCTTTCGGATTCTCCTCCGGGTGCTTAATCCGTTTGAATTGCACCGCCGGAAGACCCTCCGTCGGAGAATTCCCCATCCAAAAGGTCACCACATACAGCATAATCGTCAACATCGAAGCTCAGTGCAGTCGCCCGTTCGATAGTTTTGGCCAACTCTTCAGCCACAAATACGCGCCCACTTTGCGAAACGTGATTCTGCTAGACAATTGTACCGGAACTCCCTTGCCCTTTCCCTGCTCCATTTCGGGGAATCTGATCCGGACCCACTTCGAATCCGTGGGATGCAACGGCACAGTAGCGGACAATTTGACTTGCTACTTCGAGAACAAAACAAGCGGTTTCGTGAATCGCCGAGAATTGGAGTCTTCCGGGTGCAAGAACTTTATGTCATCTCTTTCATTCCCAGATGTTACAGACGTCTCCGGTGAGCCTCTGTCTTTGGAAGTAAATACAATCGAACTTGGATGGTGGGTCCAGGGAGATCGATGTCTTTGTTCTGATCACGCCAATTGTACCAAGCTTCAATCCCCGGTTGACGGAAAGCCCGGTTTCAGCTGTGGCTGCCGTGACGGCTTCGTCGGCGACGGGTTTTTGGCCGGAACAGGTTGCCAGAAAG CCTCGTCATGCAACCCAGCGAAGTACTTATCTGGCCGATGTGGAGGAACAACCAGATTCGTTGTCTTAATCGGAG GGTTTGTTATCGCCGTTTCACTGATTATTACTGCGGGTTCACTATGCTGTTTCTTCCGCCGGCGCACCAAATTGAGAGTCACAAAGAGCACAAAAAGACGATTAACCGAAGCCACCGGAAACAATGGTGTTCCTATCTATCCCTACAAAGACATTGAGAGAGCCACGAATAGTTTCTCAGAGAAACAACGGTTGGGAACTGGGGCGTACGGCACGGTTTATGCAGGGAAATTGTACAGCGATGAATGGGTTGCCATCAAAAGGATAAAACACAGAGACACTGACAGTATTGAACAAGTAATGAACGAGATCAAGCTCCTGTCCTCTGTGAGCCACACCAATTTAGTTCGCTTGTTGGGTTGCTCCATTGAACACAGAGAACAAATCCTGGTGTACGAGTTCATGCCCAATGGAACACTGAGTCAACACTTGCAGAAAGAGAGAGGACAAGGTCTTCCTTGGTCTGTTCGACTCACCATTGCCACTGAAACGGCACAAGCCATCGCGCATCTTCATTCAGCCATTAATCCCCCCATCTACCACCGAGACATCAAATCCAGCAATATACTTTTAGACCACAATTTCAG GTCAAAAGTGGCAGACTTTGGTCTTTCTAGACTTGGAATGACCGAAATATCGCACATTTCAACTGCTCCACAGGGAACTCCTGGCTATGTGGATCCACAATATCATCAAGATTTTCACCTCTCTGACAAGAGCGATGTTTATAGTTTTGGTGTTGTTCTTGTTGAGATCATAACGGGGTTAAAAGTGGTAGACTTTTCACGTCCTCCTAATGAAGTGAACTTGGCTTCTCTTGCTGCAGATAGGATTGGAAAAGGGCTTTTGGATGAGATTATAGATCCATTCCTTGAACCCGAAGTAAGAAGTGACGCTGGAACCCTTTCCTCCATCCACAAGGTGGCTGAGTTGGCATTTAGATGCCTAGCGTTCCACAGGGACATGAGGCCTTCGATGACGGAAGTGGCTTGTGAGTTGGAGCAACTTAGGTTGAGTCAATGGACAACATTGGGAGACAACAACTGTGCAACCTCAACGGAGTTGTCCTCTTGCTCTTCCTCATCCAATGAAAGTGAGAAACCACTG
- the LOC106760472 gene encoding allene oxide synthase 2, chloroplastic-like, whose protein sequence is MASSLTVSPLSVHLRSSSCNWKTSSSMRPFTIKASVSETTSLPASETAKLPLREIPGDYGLPFIGPISDRHDYFYNQGPDVFFQSRVKKYNSTVFRVNMPPGPFISSDPKVIVLLDAKSFPVLFDVTKVEKRDLFTGTYMPSLELTGGYRILSYIDPSEPKHEKLKSLLFFLLKHRSRHVIPEFHSTYTTLFGTLEKELADKGKAAFTDPSDQAAFNFLARALFGTNPSDTKLGSDGPGIIXXWVLLQLXPILTLGLPKFIEDPILHTFPLPPFLIKXDYQRLYDFXYESAGAVFDEASRLGISKEEACHNLLFATCFNSFGGMKILFPSMLKXIAGXGLKLQARLAXEVRAAVKANGGKVTMAALEAMPLVKSVVYEAFRIEPPVPLQYARAKRDLVIESHDNAFSVKKGEMLFGYQPFATKDPKIFENAEEYVADRFLGEGEKLLKYVLWSNGPETE, encoded by the coding sequence ATGGCATCAAGTTTAACGGTATCTCCTCTATCGGTGCACCTACGATCCTCCTCATGCAACTGGAAGACCTCTTCCTCCATGCGTCCTTTTACAATCAAAGCTTCAGTCTCTGAAACGACGTCGTTGCCAGCGTCGGAGACGGCCAAGCTCCCGCTGCGCGAAATCCCCGGAGACTACGGTCTCCCTTTCATAGGACCCATCAGCGACCGCCACGACTATTTCTACAACCAAGGCCCCGACGTCTTCTTCCAATCCCGCGTCAAGAAGTACAACTCCACCGTCTTCCGCGTCAACATGCCACCTGGCCCCTTCATCAGTTCCGACCCAAAGGTCATCGTTTTGCTTGATGCCAAAAGCTTCCCCGTCCTCTTCGACGTGACAAAAGTAGAAAAACGTGACCTCTTCACCGGCACCTACATGCCCTCCCTCGAACTAACCGGCGGTTACCGAATCCTCTCCTACATCGACCCCTCCGAACCCAAACACGAAAAACTAAAAAGcctcctcttcttccttctcaaACACCGAAGCAGACACGTCATTCCCGAGTTCCACTCAACCTACACAACCCTGTTCGGAACCCTCGAGAAAGAGCTGGCAGACAAAGGAAAAGCTGCTTTTACAGACCCCAGTGACCAAGCAGCGTTTAACTTCCTGGCTCGCGCGCTTTTTGGCACCAACCCCTCCGACACAAAACTCGGAAGCGACGGCCCAGGTATAATACNAANATGGGTTCTGCTCCAGCTTGNCCCTATTTTGACATTGGGCCTTCCCAAATTCATTGAAGATCCCATTCTTCACACCTTCCCCCTCCCTCCTTTTCTGATAAAGANCGACTACCAGAGGCTCTACGATTTCTTNTACGAGTCCGCNGGGGCTGTATTTGACGAAGCGTCGCGTCTTGGTATCTCCAAAGAAGAAGCGTGCCACAACCTGTTATTCGCCACGTGCTTTAACTCGTTTGGcggaatgaaaattttattcccCAGCATGCTGAAGNGGATTGCCGGTGNGGGCTTGAAACTTCAAGCTCGGCTCGCGGNGGAGGTGAGGGCCGCCGTTAAGGCTAACGGCGGGAAGGTGACGATGGCGGCGTTGGAAGCGATGCCGCTGGTGAAGTCTGTGGTGTACGAGGCATTTCGCATTGAACCGCCGGTGCCGCTGCAGTACGCGAGGGCGAAGAGGGACTTGGTGATCGAGAGTCACGACAATGCGTTCTCGGTGAAGAAAGGGGAGATGCTGTTTGGGTATCAGCCGTTTGCGACTAAGGATCCGAAGATATTTGAAAATGCAGAGGAGTATGTGGCTGATAGGTTCCTGGGGGAGGGAGAGAAGCTGCTGAAATACGTGCTTTGGTCGAACGGTCCCGAGACCGAG